One stretch of Clavibacter californiensis DNA includes these proteins:
- a CDS encoding glycosyltransferase → MGGLLVQEWIEKSGGSEKVFDAFAHAFPDADLFTLWNDDPGRFGDRPVRESWIARTPLRRRKPLALPFMPLTWSSLDLDAYEWTLSSSHLFAHHLGHGDRATRQHVYVHSPARYLWTPDLDQRGANLLVKAAAPPLRALDRRRAQASHAEFAANSAFVRARIRKAWDVDARVIHPPVDATAIRDTASWEGELTGSDAELAASLPDRFLLGASRFVPYKRLDLVIRAGEAADVPVVLAGSGPLAEELRAQADAARVPVTIVPRPSDALLYTLYQRSLAYVFPAVEDFGIMPVEAMAAGARVLVSDVGGATESVVDGVTGVHVHDWEGAGLADAVARAAALDPADSVRRSADFDASVFERSIASWVRHDGARLDGAAA, encoded by the coding sequence ATGGGCGGGCTGCTGGTCCAGGAGTGGATCGAGAAGTCCGGCGGATCCGAGAAGGTGTTCGACGCCTTCGCGCACGCCTTCCCCGACGCCGACCTCTTCACGCTCTGGAACGACGACCCGGGCCGCTTCGGCGACCGCCCGGTGCGGGAGAGCTGGATCGCCCGCACGCCGCTGCGCAGGCGCAAGCCGCTGGCCCTGCCGTTCATGCCGCTCACGTGGAGCTCGCTCGACCTCGACGCGTACGAGTGGACCCTGTCGAGCTCGCACCTGTTCGCGCACCACCTCGGCCACGGGGATCGCGCGACCCGCCAGCACGTCTACGTGCACAGCCCGGCGCGCTACCTCTGGACGCCCGACCTCGACCAGCGCGGCGCCAACCTGCTCGTGAAGGCCGCCGCTCCCCCGCTCCGCGCGCTCGACCGGCGCCGGGCGCAGGCGTCGCATGCCGAGTTCGCCGCGAACAGCGCGTTCGTGCGGGCGCGCATCCGCAAGGCGTGGGACGTGGACGCGCGCGTGATCCACCCGCCCGTCGACGCGACCGCGATCCGCGACACCGCATCCTGGGAGGGCGAGCTGACCGGATCCGACGCCGAGCTCGCCGCGTCGCTGCCCGACCGCTTCCTGCTGGGCGCCAGCCGCTTCGTGCCGTACAAGCGGCTGGACCTCGTGATCCGCGCCGGCGAGGCCGCCGACGTGCCCGTGGTGCTCGCCGGATCCGGCCCGCTCGCCGAGGAGCTGCGGGCGCAGGCCGACGCCGCGCGCGTGCCCGTCACGATCGTCCCGCGGCCCTCGGACGCCCTGCTGTACACGCTGTACCAGCGCTCGCTCGCGTACGTGTTCCCCGCGGTCGAGGACTTCGGGATCATGCCCGTCGAGGCGATGGCCGCAGGCGCCCGCGTGCTCGTGAGCGACGTGGGCGGCGCGACCGAGAGCGTCGTCGACGGCGTCACGGGAGTGCACGTGCACGACTGGGAGGGCGCCGGCCTCGCCGACGCCGTGGCGCGCGCCGCCGCGCTGGATCCCGCCGACAGCGTCCGCCGCTCCGCCGACTTCGACGCGTCCGTGTTCGAGCGCAGCATCGCCTCGTGGGTCCGCCACGACGGCGCGCGCCTCGACGGGGCGGCCGCATGA
- a CDS encoding O-antigen polymerase, whose product MGPTYRLATPAVFAAAVVLTVLAALGGVALLGNELSYPFMIAVLAILLVGVLVKETVSNGDPITPGGIVAFTGLLLFVLRPLTVANSMETSPGAIADTRFFSPTLQLAASSALIEALIFFSAFFVVYYYSVAREARRIKRGGEDAKALEDNAIAGGPAVVDPDTQVRWQRVFNTSVAQALVVISSVVALGLLVYLVLSSGGIQAYTTGLANRSDFLSGKSFIGLSYIPVQIAIVYNVLARRQKGLEGWNWVNLVAVLVLVVCAGSAGGRGPLIIGVFLPFLILKQIGPKPFRFRTIALIGGVTAVVAMVYSIVIRESTFDNGRSLDRLTQDPLGVLLDRLTSGIETRPFDVLIRLNEVASLPDFVYQWGATYAAVPAWFVPRGLWEDKPFGGGNTWFTSTYVPRFYGVNRVETSLSAIGEAFANFGIPGVVAVGALLGLVAGLFIRARMRRRGLLGAAIAVVVTPYLFSLIRGDAYQGMSTSIASLVILLVFFWISSTRKQVTGPVSAPVPLPDETAPAAVREQALIGAGVAGLGAVGGSAPVSADARPAIGNGRAFPAGKPVGNWTPDR is encoded by the coding sequence ATGGGTCCGACGTACCGCCTAGCGACCCCGGCGGTCTTCGCGGCCGCCGTGGTGCTCACCGTCCTCGCCGCCCTCGGCGGCGTGGCCCTGCTCGGCAACGAGCTCTCCTACCCGTTCATGATCGCGGTGCTCGCGATCCTGCTCGTCGGCGTGCTCGTGAAGGAGACGGTCTCCAACGGGGACCCGATCACCCCCGGCGGCATCGTCGCGTTCACGGGACTGCTCCTGTTCGTGCTGCGCCCGCTCACCGTCGCCAACAGCATGGAGACGAGCCCCGGCGCCATCGCCGACACGCGCTTCTTCTCCCCCACGCTGCAGCTCGCGGCGAGCTCCGCGCTCATCGAGGCGCTGATCTTCTTCTCGGCGTTCTTCGTCGTCTACTACTACTCGGTGGCCCGCGAGGCCCGTCGCATCAAGCGCGGCGGCGAGGACGCGAAGGCCCTGGAGGACAACGCCATCGCCGGCGGCCCCGCCGTCGTCGACCCCGACACGCAGGTGCGCTGGCAGCGCGTGTTCAACACGTCGGTGGCGCAGGCGCTCGTGGTCATCTCCTCGGTCGTGGCCCTCGGGCTCCTCGTGTACCTGGTGCTCTCCTCCGGCGGCATCCAGGCGTACACGACGGGCCTCGCCAACCGGAGCGACTTCCTCTCCGGCAAGTCGTTCATCGGCCTCTCCTACATCCCCGTGCAGATCGCGATCGTCTACAACGTGCTCGCGCGCCGGCAGAAGGGCCTCGAGGGCTGGAACTGGGTCAACCTGGTCGCCGTCCTGGTGCTCGTGGTCTGCGCCGGATCCGCCGGCGGCCGCGGCCCGCTCATCATCGGCGTCTTCCTGCCGTTCCTGATCCTCAAGCAGATCGGCCCGAAGCCCTTCCGCTTCCGCACCATCGCCCTCATCGGCGGTGTCACGGCCGTGGTCGCGATGGTCTACTCGATCGTCATCCGCGAGTCCACGTTCGACAACGGCCGCTCGCTCGACCGCCTGACGCAGGACCCGCTCGGCGTCCTCCTCGACCGGCTCACCAGCGGCATCGAGACGCGGCCCTTCGACGTGCTCATCCGCCTCAACGAGGTCGCGTCGCTGCCGGACTTCGTCTACCAGTGGGGCGCCACGTACGCCGCGGTGCCGGCCTGGTTCGTCCCGCGCGGGCTGTGGGAGGACAAGCCCTTCGGCGGCGGCAACACGTGGTTCACGTCCACGTACGTGCCCCGGTTCTACGGCGTCAACCGCGTCGAGACGAGCCTGTCGGCCATCGGCGAGGCGTTCGCGAACTTCGGGATCCCCGGGGTCGTCGCCGTCGGCGCGCTCCTCGGCCTCGTGGCCGGCCTCTTCATCCGCGCCCGCATGCGCCGCCGCGGGCTCCTCGGCGCGGCCATCGCGGTCGTCGTCACGCCGTACCTCTTCTCCCTGATCCGCGGCGACGCGTACCAGGGCATGTCGACGAGCATCGCGTCGCTCGTGATCCTCCTCGTGTTCTTCTGGATCTCCTCCACCCGCAAGCAGGTCACCGGCCCCGTCAGCGCGCCCGTGCCCCTGCCCGACGAGACCGCGCCCGCAGCCGTCCGCGAGCAGGCGCTCATCGGCGCGGGGGTCGCCGGCCTCGGTGCCGTCGGCGGATCCGCCCCGGTGTCCGCTGACGCCCGTCCCGCGATCGGCAACGGCCGCGCCTTCCCGGCCGGAAAGCCGGTCGGGAACTGGACGCCCGACCGGTGA
- a CDS encoding glycosyltransferase family 4 protein — MMRRLVVNEAYAGQRVTGQQRYATEIARALEGKRGVTRATPSEGIASSGARSWLWVQTTLPWITRQDVLLSLTSRAPLVHRRHIVVVHDLFVLTNPEWYSREYVVTHVPLLRANLRDARVIVTVSEPVAEQVRELGLSSAPVVVAPNAPSPVFGEPRGADERARVLERFSVTDGGYLLAVGSMDPRKNLKRLTEAYLDLPAETRAQAPLVLVGAKSAVFGDVDMAESDDIKLAGYVTDDELAVLYAASRGVVFPSLAEGFGLPLVEAMVAGARLAVSDIDVFHWICGDDATYFSPADTSAITQALAQLAAADPLEEEEAARIRRAVTCRFDWRTSAQTVHDAYQSIGTR, encoded by the coding sequence ATGATGCGCCGGCTCGTCGTCAACGAGGCCTACGCGGGGCAGCGGGTCACCGGCCAGCAGCGCTACGCGACGGAGATCGCCCGCGCGCTCGAGGGCAAGCGCGGCGTGACCCGCGCGACGCCGTCGGAGGGCATCGCGTCGTCCGGCGCGCGCAGCTGGCTCTGGGTGCAGACGACCTTGCCGTGGATCACGCGCCAGGACGTGCTCCTGTCGCTCACGAGCCGCGCGCCGCTCGTGCACCGCCGCCACATCGTGGTCGTGCACGACCTCTTCGTGCTCACCAACCCCGAGTGGTACAGCCGCGAGTACGTCGTGACCCACGTGCCGCTGCTGCGCGCGAACCTGCGCGACGCGCGGGTCATCGTCACCGTGAGCGAGCCCGTCGCCGAGCAGGTGCGCGAGCTCGGGCTGTCCAGCGCGCCCGTCGTGGTCGCGCCCAACGCGCCGAGCCCCGTGTTCGGCGAGCCGCGCGGCGCCGACGAGCGCGCCCGCGTGCTCGAGCGGTTCAGCGTGACCGACGGCGGGTACCTGCTCGCGGTCGGCAGCATGGATCCGCGCAAGAACCTGAAGCGCCTCACCGAGGCGTACCTCGATCTGCCCGCGGAGACCCGCGCCCAGGCGCCGCTCGTGCTGGTCGGCGCGAAGAGCGCCGTGTTCGGCGACGTCGACATGGCTGAGTCGGACGACATCAAGCTGGCCGGCTACGTGACCGACGACGAGCTCGCCGTGCTCTACGCGGCATCGCGCGGCGTGGTCTTCCCGAGCCTCGCGGAGGGCTTCGGCCTGCCGCTCGTCGAGGCGATGGTCGCGGGCGCACGGCTCGCCGTCTCCGACATCGACGTCTTCCACTGGATCTGCGGGGACGACGCCACGTACTTCTCGCCCGCGGACACGTCCGCCATCACCCAGGCGCTCGCCCAGCTCGCGGCCGCCGACCCGCTCGAGGAGGAGGAGGCCGCGCGCATCCGCCGCGCCGTCACCTGCCGCTTCGACTGGCGGACCTCCGCGCAGACCGTCCACGACGCCTACCAGAGCATCGGGACGCGATGA
- a CDS encoding polysaccharide transporter gives MIRRIGLLLPTGAAGLTRVLQLVLLVVLTRLSEGSAQSALVTGFALLSSFAIITDSGAANFLLSLPRTRLTRSVHARAVAFHAGLGSLGAAVAVLITVAAASSMPGEAVLLLVALGVSQVLDSLTRTIRAPLLVGRRDASYAFPDLALVVLKAVPLVIALVVPEILVLLAFPVVSLIVTAGTWIAVRRDLATTSDEPVRVFPQILEFGLSGSLSALYSQAPLVLGTAILGADAVVPLALAYRIVQPLEVLPATLSQQLIPRIRAAGRPARDYWWRFALGGLVLAGILALIREPVEQVFGGDAFDQVIFLVILLSVAPKFGNYALMAYAMGSGLVRVRLTATIVTGVVAVVLTLVAALTAGPALLAGVTLVAELVLSAAIAALLIRYRHRTVRKEDA, from the coding sequence ATGATCAGGCGGATCGGGCTGCTGCTCCCCACGGGAGCCGCAGGGCTCACGCGCGTGCTCCAGCTGGTGCTGCTCGTGGTCCTCACGCGCCTGTCGGAGGGGTCGGCGCAGAGCGCCCTCGTCACCGGGTTCGCGCTGCTCAGCTCGTTCGCGATCATCACCGACTCGGGCGCCGCGAACTTCCTGCTCTCGCTGCCGCGCACGCGCCTCACCCGGAGCGTGCACGCGCGCGCCGTCGCGTTCCACGCAGGGCTCGGGTCGCTGGGCGCCGCCGTCGCGGTGCTGATCACCGTCGCCGCCGCCTCGTCCATGCCCGGCGAGGCCGTGCTGCTGCTCGTCGCGCTCGGCGTCAGCCAGGTGCTCGACTCGCTCACCCGCACGATCCGCGCGCCCCTGCTCGTCGGCCGCCGCGACGCCTCCTACGCGTTCCCGGACCTCGCGCTCGTGGTGCTGAAGGCCGTGCCGCTCGTGATCGCGCTCGTCGTGCCCGAGATCCTCGTGCTGCTCGCGTTCCCCGTGGTGTCGCTGATCGTCACCGCCGGCACCTGGATCGCCGTCCGCCGCGACCTCGCGACGACCAGCGACGAGCCCGTGCGCGTGTTCCCGCAGATCCTCGAGTTCGGCCTCTCGGGATCCCTCAGCGCGCTCTACTCGCAGGCGCCTCTCGTGCTCGGCACGGCGATCCTCGGGGCCGACGCCGTCGTGCCGCTCGCGCTCGCCTACCGCATCGTGCAGCCGCTCGAGGTCCTGCCCGCGACGCTCTCGCAGCAGCTGATCCCGCGGATCCGCGCCGCCGGCCGGCCCGCGCGCGACTACTGGTGGCGGTTCGCGCTCGGCGGCCTGGTGCTCGCCGGGATCCTCGCGCTGATCCGCGAGCCCGTCGAGCAGGTCTTCGGCGGCGACGCGTTCGACCAGGTGATCTTCCTCGTGATCCTCCTCTCCGTCGCCCCCAAGTTCGGCAACTACGCGCTCATGGCGTACGCGATGGGATCCGGCCTCGTGCGCGTGCGGCTCACCGCGACCATCGTCACGGGCGTCGTCGCCGTGGTCCTCACGCTCGTCGCCGCGCTCACGGCTGGCCCCGCCCTCCTCGCCGGCGTCACGCTCGTCGCGGAGCTCGTCCTGAGCGCCGCCATCGCCGCGCTCCTCATCCGCTACCGCCACCGCACCGTCAGGAAGGAGGACGCATGA
- a CDS encoding polysaccharide pyruvyl transferase family protein, with amino-acid sequence MRTLIVSADRTLASGHPQNLGDAFLTDALSERLRRAGHETVIADFGQTARVDSTEERARVSGVRALADIVRQVDAVVVGGGTLLADDQPGRPFAGLPRLMAVTGLIARTGRTPLAVFGVGADPVTRRRARLALRAGLDGARVWTRDPDSAGRAAGYSKLPVEVAADVSLFAAPELARMAAPADRRSGAVVALNAKHSPDVTLAHVRALEERFGEVVFVSMDQGDDSDAGALSPDVRARLTTEPGDHGWRRAAELMADREVVIASRMHAMYLGTMLTTPVVAVGGATKVGAFTNEFGTSTEPTFDRAVRTAIAAPAHADAASTTAAALVAATARLDAAFEEMTTWVRRTA; translated from the coding sequence ATGAGGACCCTCATCGTCTCCGCCGACCGCACCCTCGCGTCCGGCCATCCGCAGAACCTCGGGGACGCCTTCCTCACCGACGCGCTCTCCGAGCGCCTCCGCCGGGCGGGCCACGAGACCGTGATCGCCGACTTCGGGCAGACCGCGCGCGTCGACTCCACCGAGGAGCGTGCCCGCGTCTCCGGCGTGCGCGCGCTCGCCGACATCGTGCGCCAGGTCGACGCGGTCGTCGTCGGCGGCGGCACGCTCCTCGCCGACGACCAGCCCGGTCGCCCGTTCGCGGGCCTCCCCCGCCTCATGGCCGTCACGGGGCTCATCGCGCGCACCGGACGCACGCCGCTCGCCGTGTTCGGCGTGGGCGCGGATCCCGTCACGCGCCGCCGCGCGCGCCTCGCCCTCCGAGCGGGCCTCGACGGCGCCCGCGTCTGGACCCGCGACCCCGACTCCGCCGGCCGCGCCGCGGGGTACTCGAAGCTCCCCGTCGAGGTCGCCGCCGACGTCAGCCTCTTCGCCGCCCCCGAGCTCGCCCGGATGGCCGCGCCCGCCGACCGCCGCAGCGGCGCGGTGGTCGCCCTCAACGCGAAGCACTCCCCCGACGTCACCCTCGCGCACGTGCGGGCCCTCGAGGAGCGCTTCGGCGAGGTGGTCTTCGTGTCGATGGACCAGGGCGACGACTCCGACGCCGGCGCCCTGTCCCCCGATGTCCGCGCCCGGCTCACGACCGAGCCCGGCGACCACGGCTGGCGCCGCGCGGCCGAGCTCATGGCCGATCGCGAGGTCGTCATCGCCTCTCGCATGCACGCCATGTACCTCGGTACGATGCTGACGACGCCCGTCGTCGCCGTCGGTGGCGCCACCAAGGTCGGGGCGTTCACGAACGAGTTCGGCACGAGCACGGAGCCCACGTTCGACCGGGCGGTCCGCACCGCCATCGCAGCGCCGGCCCACGCCGACGCCGCATCCACCACCGCGGCGGCTCTCGTCGCCGCCACCGCCCGCCTGGACGCGGCTTTCGAGGAGATGACCACATGGGTCCGACGTACCGCCTAG